In one window of Candidatus Omnitrophota bacterium DNA:
- a CDS encoding GIY-YIG nuclease family protein — MYQVYILLSEKDRKLYIGFTEDISRRLDEHNGGKVESTRHRSPFQLIYCESYLNKKDALGREKFLKSGSGHRYLKKQLKNFFLDIDRGVEQSGSSSGSSWAAGLETNQ; from the coding sequence ATGTATCAAGTTTATATACTGTTGAGTGAGAAAGATAGAAAACTGTATATTGGTTTTACGGAAGATATTAGCAGAAGGCTGGATGAGCACAATGGTGGCAAGGTTGAGTCAACGAGGCACAGAAGCCCTTTTCAGCTGATATATTGCGAGTCGTATTTGAACAAGAAAGACGCTTTGGGCCGGGAAAAATTTCTTAAAAGCGGCTCAGGACACAGATATTTAAAGAAGCAATTAAAGAATTTTTTCTTGGACATAGATCGCGGGGTGGAGCAGTCTGGGAGCTCGTCAGGCTCAAGTTGGGCTGCTGGTTTGGAAACAAACCAGTGA
- a CDS encoding septum formation initiator family protein, producing MIKNGIWLFIFTIAVFLLFLPSYTQMQDLKTRNTDYAQEILNLKEENQRLKKERLLLETDPVYLEKIARQKMGLVKDGEVVARITTMPANEEENPR from the coding sequence ATGATTAAAAACGGCATCTGGCTTTTCATATTCACGATCGCGGTTTTTCTGCTCTTTCTTCCGTCGTATACCCAGATGCAGGACCTCAAGACCCGGAACACCGATTACGCCCAGGAGATCCTGAATTTAAAAGAAGAGAACCAGCGCCTGAAGAAAGAGCGCCTTCTCCTGGAGACCGACCCGGTGTATCTGGAAAAGATCGCGCGCCAGAAGATGGGCCTGGTCAAAGACGGCGAAGTCGTAGCCAGGATCACGACCATGCCGGCGAATGAAGAAGAAAATCCCCGGTAA